TAATGTATATATAACTTTTCCATATGAATTAATATTTGATTTTATAACTAATTGTTCTTCTGGGAGTATCGTTTTTTGATTTTCATAATACTTTACACCATTTGAAAAAATTGTTAAACTTACAAAAATTACCAAAAATACTATAAAAATACGTTTATTCATACAATCCCTCCTGATTTTTAGATTTTTATCTGGCGCCAGAAATTAATTATTATTAATTATAAAGATCTTTTACAAAATTATTAAAAAAATGAATTATTGAGAAAATGATAAAGCATAGGTGAATATATTGTTTTAGATTTTTTAAATGAATAATAATTAATTATTGCAAATATAAAGATAAATAATTTTCCATCTAACAATGTATATTGTTGATGAACAATAGCAAAAATAAATGCTGAAATAAAACAAACTATCTTATTACTTTTAAATATAATTTCCAAAAAACCTATCACTATTAATCTATATAATATTTCTTCGTATATAGGTGCCCAGGTTATAGCCATTAAATCTATTGAAGAAAAAGCATTAAAATCAAAATTTTTAATCTTTATATATATTCCAAAAAGATAAAAAATCAATATAAATAAAAGCAATTTATTTTTAAATATAATAGTGAAATTATTAAATTTAAAATAGAATTTTAATGATTTATCGCCTTTTATTTCAATATAAACTGCTATAAGATATAAAAGAAACATTATAGCCCAAAAATATGAAATACTGGAAGTAATTTCTACATAGGTTATTGCAATAATATGAAAAAATATTATTATTTTTGTTTTAAATGAGTAACTTTCTATATCATTTACCATAAACTTTCACCCTTTTTGACAATCTTTTATTTAATATTATTTTTTATATTTTATTTATAAATAATTCAATAATATTTTGTAAAAAGAAATAAAAAAAATTAA
This DNA window, taken from Marinitoga sp. 38H-ov, encodes the following:
- a CDS encoding CPBP family intramembrane glutamic endopeptidase; the encoded protein is MVNDIESYSFKTKIIIFFHIIAITYVEITSSISYFWAIMFLLYLIAVYIEIKGDKSLKFYFKFNNFTIIFKNKLLLFILIFYLFGIYIKIKNFDFNAFSSIDLMAITWAPIYEEILYRLIVIGFLEIIFKSNKIVCFISAFIFAIVHQQYTLLDGKLFIFIFAIINYYSFKKSKTIYSPMLYHFLNNSFF